The Alteriqipengyuania halimionae genome contains a region encoding:
- a CDS encoding PilZ domain-containing protein: MIDSHAKGVQGRYEQIAQEDRCAPRTRVDIPASLRMSGSRRFETVVHDLSLAGFSAAAVSRVHPGTVCWLTLPGLESLQGEVVWWRDCLVGCAFDQLLSSIVHDNIISRYTSRA; the protein is encoded by the coding sequence TAGCCACGCCAAGGGCGTCCAAGGACGGTACGAGCAGATTGCGCAGGAAGATCGCTGCGCACCGCGCACGCGTGTCGATATCCCTGCAAGCCTGCGTATGTCGGGCTCTCGTCGCTTCGAGACCGTGGTGCACGATCTCTCGCTGGCCGGCTTCTCGGCCGCCGCGGTGAGCCGGGTCCATCCCGGCACCGTGTGCTGGCTCACGCTACCGGGGCTCGAATCGCTCCAAGGGGAAGTCGTGTGGTGGCGCGATTGCCTGGTCGGCTGCGCGTTCGATCAGCTCTTGAGCTCGATCGTCCACGACAACATCATCTCGCGCTACACTTCGCGCGCATAA